From the genome of Candidatus Electrothrix communis, one region includes:
- a CDS encoding secondary thiamine-phosphate synthase enzyme YjbQ, whose translation MPSGKFPVSTKAHMQFTDITSQAQQAVTDTAATDGVLYLFNPHTTAGLTINEGCDPDVQHDLLGVFRTIIPSSYPYRHGEGNSPSHMMATLTGSSLTVIFADGKLQLGTWQRIFFCEYDGPRSRQVNWKVIAG comes from the coding sequence ATGCCTTCCGGCAAATTCCCAGTCAGCACCAAGGCGCATATGCAATTTACGGATATCACCTCGCAGGCCCAGCAGGCAGTGACCGACACCGCCGCTACCGACGGTGTCCTCTACCTCTTTAATCCCCATACCACAGCGGGGCTAACCATCAACGAAGGTTGTGACCCGGATGTGCAACACGACCTGCTCGGAGTCTTCCGAACAATTATTCCAAGCTCCTACCCCTATCGCCACGGTGAAGGTAATTCACCATCCCACATGATGGCGACGTTGACCGGAAGTTCCCTCACCGTCATCTTTGCCGATGGCAAACTCCAATTAGGTACTTGGCAGCGCATCTTTTTCTGTGAATACGACGGCCCTAGAAGTCGTCAGGTGAACTGGAAGGTCATAGCCGGATGA
- a CDS encoding CvpA family protein: MNFASIALFDYILLAVLILFVVHGLWLGFLRQLPFVVALIGSYAASCQYAGELMPHVSQLTESPKIVFGGGFLALLIVSTLLFKLIGKLMGKIIKVKSAGWANRFFLGAPLALAKVAVLVVLVVMFWAATLPPSTDHLFRDSLTAPYLEQGADIVRSFIGDAEIRKDLKPRKAPVQKKVPVKRDELALSPTAQQEPDPDQSQPQQQSQPDQSSSGADDPASSTEVLE; this comes from the coding sequence ATGAACTTTGCCAGTATCGCCCTTTTTGACTATATCCTTCTTGCTGTCCTGATCCTATTCGTTGTGCATGGGCTCTGGCTGGGGTTCCTGCGGCAGTTGCCCTTTGTTGTCGCCTTGATCGGCAGTTATGCGGCGTCCTGCCAGTATGCCGGTGAGCTGATGCCTCATGTCAGTCAGCTTACGGAAAGCCCCAAGATCGTTTTCGGAGGCGGTTTCCTTGCCCTGCTTATTGTCTCGACCTTACTTTTCAAGCTGATCGGGAAATTAATGGGCAAGATCATCAAGGTCAAGTCTGCGGGCTGGGCAAATCGATTCTTCCTTGGTGCTCCCCTTGCTCTTGCCAAGGTCGCTGTTCTTGTTGTCCTTGTGGTTATGTTTTGGGCAGCGACCCTGCCGCCGTCAACGGATCATCTCTTTCGGGATTCTCTGACAGCTCCCTATCTTGAACAGGGTGCTGACATCGTCCGCAGTTTTATTGGGGATGCAGAGATCAGAAAGGACTTAAAACCCCGCAAGGCCCCTGTTCAGAAGAAGGTCCCAGTCAAGCGGGATGAACTTGCGCTTTCTCCGACTGCGCAGCAGGAACCGGATCCTGACCAGTCGCAGCCGCAACAACAATCGCAACCTGACCAGTCGTCAAGTGGTGCGGATGACCCAGCAAGCAGTACAGAGGTACTCGAATAA
- a CDS encoding 4'-phosphopantetheinyl transferase superfamily protein has protein sequence MNIRSFFPAQHKYNDMPVRLRQEGQQALSLVDLNLIDQYLHMHEATFLQQVLSAAEQTYFQRFKYMKRKKEWLGGRIAAKAAILALASHHAADQDLRSITILPNKLGRPITEELPACRAVLGNEPTISISHSDCFAVALAMPKKESRAISSSNCGVDLQKISTKLAGLTSHFATDAELQLLAQQAGCDEDTRLTMLWTAKEALKKALLHDQSVIFSATELQEIAVVNDSVRRFTCTVQGRTQSVLVHPLPPYILSITAEN, from the coding sequence ATGAACATCCGTTCGTTTTTCCCCGCCCAACATAAGTATAACGACATGCCTGTTCGCCTCCGTCAGGAGGGGCAACAAGCTCTGAGCCTAGTTGATCTTAATCTAATTGATCAGTATTTACATATGCATGAAGCAACTTTCCTGCAACAGGTTCTGTCCGCAGCTGAGCAGACCTATTTTCAACGCTTCAAGTATATGAAGCGAAAAAAAGAATGGCTGGGCGGGCGAATTGCGGCCAAGGCGGCGATACTGGCATTGGCATCTCACCATGCTGCTGACCAAGATCTGCGCAGCATAACCATTCTGCCTAATAAGCTAGGGCGTCCCATTACTGAGGAACTCCCCGCCTGCCGGGCTGTCTTAGGAAACGAACCAACCATCTCCATCTCCCATAGCGATTGCTTTGCGGTGGCCCTGGCCATGCCAAAAAAAGAGTCGAGAGCAATATCAAGCTCAAACTGTGGGGTTGATCTCCAAAAAATATCCACTAAGCTTGCCGGTTTGACCTCGCATTTTGCCACGGATGCTGAGCTGCAACTGCTTGCTCAGCAGGCGGGCTGTGATGAGGATACTCGGCTGACTATGCTCTGGACCGCGAAAGAAGCCCTAAAAAAGGCCCTGCTCCATGATCAATCCGTGATCTTTTCCGCTACCGAGCTCCAAGAAATCGCTGTGGTGAACGACTCGGTCCGGCGCTTTACCTGCACGGTCCAGGGGCGAACTCAGTCAGTGCTAGTCCATCCCCTCCCCCCCTATATTCTGTCCATCACTGCGGAAAACTAA
- the mutM gene encoding bifunctional DNA-formamidopyrimidine glycosylase/DNA-(apurinic or apyrimidinic site) lyase: protein MPELPEVEVTCQGLRPHLLDRSILAVWSSGKSLRQPIPEDLLRRCLCGNTMLVVERRAKYVLIRLEDSAVLVIHLGMTGKLGIFPMDTESAKHDHLVLALDNEMQLRFNDARRFGCVAVWPADKVEELEQAFLARQGIEPFSAEFSGAGLQELAKQCSLPIKSFLMDTRRVSGIGNIYANEILFAAGLHPMCPANTLSEEQWQEVATSTVRILKQAIAAGGSTISDFLGASGQPGYFQLQLAVYGKKGADCPRCGEEIAKEVIGGRATFFCGKCQQDIYR from the coding sequence ATGCCTGAACTGCCTGAAGTTGAAGTCACCTGTCAAGGACTGCGCCCTCACCTCCTTGACCGCAGCATCCTTGCTGTTTGGAGCTCGGGCAAATCCTTACGCCAGCCCATTCCTGAAGACCTGCTCCGTCGCTGCCTCTGCGGCAACACCATGCTTGTTGTTGAGCGCCGAGCAAAATATGTGCTCATCCGGCTGGAGGACAGCGCTGTCCTGGTTATCCACCTGGGCATGACTGGCAAGCTGGGGATTTTCCCTATGGATACAGAATCGGCGAAGCACGATCATCTGGTGCTGGCCCTGGATAACGAGATGCAGCTGCGCTTCAACGATGCCCGCCGCTTCGGCTGCGTGGCAGTTTGGCCTGCGGATAAGGTCGAGGAGCTGGAGCAGGCCTTTCTCGCCCGCCAGGGTATTGAGCCCTTCAGTGCAGAATTTTCTGGAGCTGGCTTGCAGGAGCTTGCCAAGCAATGCAGCCTGCCGATCAAGAGCTTTCTCATGGACACCCGCCGTGTCAGCGGGATCGGGAATATCTATGCCAATGAAATCCTCTTTGCCGCTGGTCTCCATCCCATGTGTCCAGCTAATACGCTGAGTGAGGAGCAATGGCAGGAGGTAGCGACCTCCACGGTCCGCATCCTCAAGCAGGCTATTGCTGCTGGCGGATCTACCATCTCGGACTTTCTCGGGGCCAGTGGTCAGCCGGGCTATTTTCAATTGCAGCTGGCGGTGTATGGGAAAAAGGGGGCGGATTGTCCGCGTTGCGGGGAGGAAATTGCAAAAGAGGTTATTGGGGGACGGGCTACGTTTTTTTGCGGGAAATGCCAGCAGGACATCTATCGTTAA
- the tnpA gene encoding IS200/IS605 family transposase, producing MAQSCVCCFVHYVFSTKGREPWITEEIRTTLHQYIAGIARENSIEALQIGGTEDHIHALVSLPATLTIAKAVQLMKGGSSKWLHDTFPDFRHIYWQNGYGAFSVSASQLDSVIQYIVNQQRHHRNISFEDEFLLLLKKHGTAYDPQYVFG from the coding sequence ATGGCTCAATCATGTGTCTGTTGTTTTGTTCATTATGTCTTCAGCACCAAGGGAAGAGAGCCTTGGATTACAGAGGAGATACGAACAACGCTCCATCAGTATATTGCCGGGATCGCACGAGAGAATAGCATCGAAGCCCTTCAAATCGGAGGAACAGAAGATCATATTCATGCCCTTGTCTCGTTGCCTGCAACTCTGACTATCGCCAAGGCAGTACAGCTGATGAAGGGCGGCTCATCAAAATGGCTACACGATACCTTTCCTGACTTTCGTCATATCTACTGGCAAAATGGGTATGGGGCTTTCAGTGTCAGTGCTTCTCAACTTGATAGCGTGATCCAATATATCGTGAATCAGCAAAGGCATCATCGCAACATTTCTTTTGAAGATGAGTTTCTTCTCTTGTTGAAAAAACATGGGACTGCGTACGATCCTCAGTATGTGTTTGGATGA
- a CDS encoding tetratricopeptide repeat protein: MNTVNNWIEHLHHPLVFAGFGLFIFALLLRPLFLNNSKLTGTATERLLHRGMILVFILALLAIIGGIALNWKATPEAAPKPVDKTTASEGIQQYEERLRVVEQQLLAVQASGTMTDDKERHLLEAQLKGVQEKLGNLQTSYEEELKRRKGADKALVEMKGQLPDARITAAKKSLEEGNTETAEQVFDEVVDKEGKSIALAAFQSGRLAEGRVSYAKAMRQYKKAVTLEVNNPDYLLAAGIMACTLADYDRAQEWLDRLLKLRKSEGKDDPNLGTVLKELARLYYFQGRYEESEPLYKHALKIMEKALGKKHSKVMIILDSLAVLYSSQGHYEKAESLYKRVLEIEEKLYGQKNAYFSASQSHLAALYLAQGRYEKAEPLYKNSLLIKEQLFGKESSYLTDTLNDLAVLYQKQGKYEKVEPLLRRALSIREKIYGNEHPHVATILHNLANLYRQQGRYEEAEALCLRDLSITKKKFGQNHPEVAHGLHNLARLYKSQGHYKEAEPLYQRAISIMKEKFPNGHPEIDRFQANYDDLKQKMAEQ, from the coding sequence ATGAACACGGTGAACAATTGGATTGAACATCTGCACCACCCACTGGTCTTTGCCGGGTTCGGGTTATTTATCTTTGCCCTGCTGCTCAGGCCGCTGTTTCTTAACAACAGCAAGCTGACTGGAACTGCCACGGAACGACTACTGCACAGGGGTATGATTTTGGTCTTTATTCTCGCCTTGCTGGCGATTATCGGCGGGATTGCTTTGAATTGGAAGGCCACACCGGAAGCTGCGCCGAAACCCGTTGACAAAACAACCGCATCCGAAGGAATTCAGCAGTATGAAGAAAGGCTGCGGGTTGTTGAACAACAACTTTTGGCTGTGCAGGCATCCGGTACGATGACGGATGACAAGGAACGCCACCTGCTGGAAGCGCAATTAAAGGGCGTGCAGGAGAAACTGGGTAATCTTCAGACAAGCTACGAAGAAGAACTAAAACGCCGCAAGGGAGCAGATAAGGCCCTTGTCGAGATGAAAGGCCAATTGCCCGATGCCCGGATTACAGCTGCCAAAAAAAGCCTGGAAGAAGGCAATACCGAGACGGCGGAGCAGGTCTTTGATGAGGTGGTGGACAAAGAAGGCAAGTCCATTGCTCTTGCCGCCTTTCAGAGCGGACGGTTGGCTGAAGGTCGGGTGAGTTATGCCAAGGCCATGCGCCAGTACAAAAAGGCTGTGACTTTGGAAGTGAACAATCCAGACTATCTGCTGGCTGCGGGGATAATGGCCTGCACACTTGCTGATTATGATCGGGCGCAGGAATGGCTGGATAGGTTATTGAAGTTGCGCAAGTCGGAAGGGAAGGATGATCCCAATCTTGGCACTGTTTTAAAGGAACTAGCCCGACTGTACTATTTCCAAGGTAGGTATGAAGAATCGGAACCGCTCTACAAGCATGCTCTAAAGATCATGGAAAAAGCCCTAGGGAAAAAGCATTCAAAGGTGATGATTATTCTAGATTCTCTCGCTGTATTATATAGCTCTCAGGGCCACTACGAGAAAGCCGAATCCTTATATAAACGGGTACTGGAAATTGAGGAAAAATTATATGGTCAAAAAAACGCCTATTTTTCGGCAAGTCAATCTCATTTGGCTGCACTTTATCTGGCACAAGGCAGGTACGAAAAAGCGGAACCTCTCTATAAAAATTCTCTTCTGATCAAAGAACAACTATTCGGCAAAGAGAGCAGTTATCTCACAGACACTCTAAATGACCTAGCTGTGCTTTATCAAAAACAAGGAAAATACGAGAAAGTCGAACCCTTACTTCGGAGAGCTCTTAGTATCAGAGAAAAAATATACGGGAATGAACACCCACACGTTGCTACTATTTTGCATAATCTAGCTAATCTTTATCGGCAGCAAGGTCGCTATGAAGAAGCCGAAGCATTGTGTCTACGCGATCTTTCAATAACAAAAAAGAAATTTGGCCAAAACCATCCCGAGGTTGCACACGGACTGCATAATTTGGCCCGATTATATAAGTCACAGGGGCACTACAAGGAAGCTGAGCCTCTCTATCAACGTGCTATATCTATTATGAAGGAAAAATTCCCGAATGGTCATCCAGAGATTGATCGTTTTCAAGCAAACTACGACGACCTCAAACAAAAAATGGCCGAGCAATAA
- a CDS encoding cytochrome C, whose translation MYDSTRGKIITGLVIFVLLITFPIWYANFIGDVGAIPPASDNELSEAMFQGLTFPNDAKHALTTSEMRSTHMNMLQDIHAVALEQGYSPEKDGKKGTMQCMMCHGTKESFCDSCHVHAAVKTTDCWTCHDK comes from the coding sequence ATGTACGACAGCACCAGAGGTAAAATCATAACAGGGCTGGTCATTTTTGTCCTATTGATAACCTTTCCCATTTGGTACGCCAATTTTATCGGCGATGTCGGTGCAATACCACCGGCTTCGGACAATGAACTGTCAGAAGCGATGTTCCAAGGGCTCACCTTTCCCAATGACGCAAAACATGCGTTAACTACTTCGGAGATGCGCAGCACGCATATGAATATGTTGCAGGATATTCATGCGGTGGCCTTGGAGCAAGGATACTCGCCAGAAAAAGATGGAAAGAAGGGGACTATGCAGTGCATGATGTGTCACGGAACCAAAGAAAGCTTCTGCGACAGCTGCCACGTCCACGCAGCAGTGAAGACAACGGACTGCTGGACTTGTCATGATAAATAG